In one window of Hevea brasiliensis isolate MT/VB/25A 57/8 chromosome 10, ASM3005281v1, whole genome shotgun sequence DNA:
- the LOC110639140 gene encoding uncharacterized protein LOC110639140, with product MSSSASSAVATFSASFATTGGGFHRQSRHSKCIITSRPFTSSHHHSFSLRVTNDSNRTELSPDPAIERSEADKIVDGMDFGELCNEFECISSPLVESTARQLARDILELRQGNRALGTFAVSVRYKDPVRSFTGREKYKRPLWVTGALDNPSVSVQEMVMLSTSVLSIKWTIKGKPKSLVADIGGDLIIKVNSRFTLNQISGQVIEHQEFWDLSASSPIAEAFFWASRRLFATIETGKDLADLLKSLSRRLPTQKENLEIYPDPSGDPTKGRRLPKRCISDCTISCGPLLRRTVLEDNLVKPVLSSPRSAIHLSL from the exons ATGAGCTCCTCTGCTTCATCTGCTGTGGCAACCTTCTCTGCATCATTTGCCACTACTGGTGGTGGTTTTCACCGCCAGAGCCGCCACAGTAAATGCATAATCACCTCCAGGCCTTTTACATCCTCTCATCACCACTCATTTTCATTGAGAG TTACAAATGACTCTAATAGGACCGAACTGTCTCCTGATCCTGCGATTGAAAGGTCAGAAGCTGATAAGATTGTTGATGGTATGGACTTTGGAGAGCTTTGCAATGAGTTTGAGTGTATTAGTAGCCCTTTGGTGGAATCTACAGCCAGACAACTTGCCCGGGATATTCTTGAACTACGCCAAGGCAATCGTGCACTGGGAACCTTTGCAGTTTCTGTCAGATACAAG GATCCGGTCAGGAGTTTTACTGGTCGTGAGAAATACAAGAGACCTCTATGGGTAACTGGTGCACTAGACAACCCTTCTGTG AGCGTTCAAGAAATGGTGATGTTGTCCACCAGTGTCCTGAGTATCAAGTGGACAATAAAAGGGAAGCCTAAATCTCTTGTAGCTGATATAGGTGGAGACTTGATAATAAAAGTGAACTCCAGGTTCACTTTGAACCAGATTAGTGGCCAAGTGATTGAGCATCAAGAGTTTTGGGATTTATCAGCTTCATCACCTATAGCTGAGGCATTCTTCTGGGCATCTCGACGTTTGTTTGCTACAATTGAGACTGGAAAAGATTTGGCTGATCTTCTCAAGAGCTTGTCAAGACGTCTTCCAACCCAGAAGGAGAACTTGGAGATTTATCCCGACCCTTCTGGTGATCCAACAAAG GGACGAAGGCTTCCAAAGAGATGCATATCAGATTGCACTATTTCTTGCGGTCCTCTACTTCGTCGTACAGTTCTTGAAGACAACCTTGTAAAGCCTGTCCTGTCCTCTCCTCGTTCTGCAATCCATCTATCATTGTAA
- the LOC110639138 gene encoding probable protein phosphatase 2C 33 — protein sequence MGSCLSAESRSPRPGTPSSPAFGIKKRKNSKKRPGSRNSSFDYRREEPLHRIPGRLFLNGSSNIASLFTQQGKKGTNQDAMIVWENFGLRTDTVFCGVFDGHGPYGHMVAKRVRDHLPLKLSAHLEVNKTSEDVLKEISLSTTGSMNSEDTAFISADEESRASVDLEETEKHPEIFQTLKESFLKAFKIMDRELRLHANIDCFCSGTTAVTLVKKGQYLVIGNVGDSRAVLGTRDKDDSLVAVQLTVDLKPNLPAEAERIRKCKGRVFALQDEPEVARVWLPNNDSPGLAMARAFGDFCLKDFGLISVPDISCQRLTDKDEFIVLATDGIWDVLSNKEVVDIVSSAPSRSSAARALVESAVRAWRYKYPTSKVDDCAVVCLFLDTNNLSTASNTTKEQPTSVDQTDLDSQKEDDPSGATGLGRSGTVRSGKEVLLDGSADEDSSKQDEMQLESGIEWSALEGVSRVNTLLNLPRFVPGKEDKKAARETKTRK from the exons ATGGGGTCCTGCTTGTCTGCAGAAAGTAGGAGCCCTCGTCCTGGAACGCCTTCCTCTCCTGCTTTTGGGATCAAGAAGAGGAAGAACTCGAAGAAGCGACCAGGGTCACGGAATTCTTCTTTTGACTATAGGAGGGAAGAGCCGCTTCATAGGATTCCAGGGAGGTTGTTCTTAAATGGGTCGAGCAATATTGCTTCACTGTTTACCCAACAAGGCAAGAAAGGGACCAATCAGGATGCCATGATTGTTTGGGAG AACTTTGGATTGAGGACAGATACAGTATTTTGTGGAGTTTTTGATGGCCATGGTCCTTACGGTCATATGGTTGCTAAAAGAGTGAGGGATCACCTTCCCCTGAAACTAAGTGCTCACTTGGAAGTCAATAAAACCAGTGAAGATGTTCTCAAAGAGATTAGCCTTAGTACTACCGGAAGCATGAACTCTGAAGACACTGCATTTATATCTGCTGATGAAGAATCTAGGGCCTCTGTTGATCTTGAGGAAACTGAAAAGCATCCAGAGATTTTTCAGACACTGAAAGAGTCATTTCTCAAGGCTTTCAAAATCATGGACAGGGAACTGAGACTACATGCAAATATTGATTGCTTTTGCAGCGGTACAACAGCAGTTACATTGGTCAAGAAG GGTCAATATCTTGTCATTGGTAATGTTGGGGACTCCAGGGCTGTACTGGGTACAAGGGACAAGGACGACTCTCTTGTTGCAGTTCAGTTGACTGTTGATCTTAAACCAAATCTTCCAG CGGAAGCGGAAAGAATACGGAAGTGTAAAGGGCGTGTTTTTGCTCTTCAGGATGAACCTGAGGTAGCTAGGGTCTGGCTACCAAACAATGACTCTCCTGGCCTTGCCATGGCACGAGCGTTTGGTGATTTTTGCTTGAAGGATTTTGGCCTTATCTCTGTGCCCGATATATCCTGCCAGCGCCTAACTGATAAGGATGAGTTTATAGTTTTGGCAACTGATGGG ATTTGGGATGTTCTCTCAAATAAAGAAGTGGTAGACATTGTATCTTCAGCCCCATCACGTTCCTCTGCAGCAAGAGCCTTGGTTGAGTCAGCAGTTCGAGCATGGAGATACAAGTATCCAACCTCCAAAGTTGATGATTGTGCTGTAGTTTGCCTATTCCTTGACACTAACAATTTATCAACTGCATCCAACACTACAAAAGAGCAGCCTACTTCAGTGGATCAAACTGACCTTGACAGTCAGAAAGAGGATGATCCCTCTGGTGCAACTGGACTGGGCCGTTCAGGTACCGTGCGGAGTGGGAAAGAGGTACTCTTAGATGGAAGTGCAGATGAGGATTCCTCAAAGCAAGATGAAATGCAATTAGAATCTGGGATAGAGTGGTCTGCCCTAGAAGGAGTTTCTCGCGTCAACACCCTGTTAAATTTGCCAAGGTTTGTACCTGGAAAGGAGGATAAGAAGGCTGCCAGAGAGACAAAGACTCGGAAATGA
- the LOC110639101 gene encoding uncharacterized protein LOC110639101, translating into MSSKERPTLGGTRIKTRKRNIAAPLDPAAFADAVVQIYLDNAGDLELIAKSVESADLNFSRYGDTFFEVVFTGGRTQPGTTKPDEGERHPYSIIDCEPKREIILPSVIYIQKILRRRPFLIKNLENVTRRFLQSLELFEENERKKLAIFTALAFSQKLSGLPPETVFQPLLKDNLVAKGLVLSFITDFFKEYLVDNSLDDLISILKRGKVEDNLLDFFPSARRSAECFSEHFTKEGLVPLVEYNEKKIFEVKLKEMKSALTTQIAEEADIAEVIDTVKQQVKDAKLPDIEVVRVLWDVLMDAVQWSGKNQQQNANAALRQVKTWAKLLNAFCTNGKLELELLYKVQMQCYEDAKLMKLFPEIVRSLYDQDVLAEGTILHWFRKGTNPKGRQTFVKALEPFVNWLEVAEEEE; encoded by the exons ATGAG CTCAAAGGAGAGACCCACTCTTGG TGGCACGCGGATTAAGACCCGCAAACGGAACATTGCAGCGCCACTGGACCCTGCAGCATTTGCGGATGCAGTGGTCCAGATTTATCTGGATAATGCTGGTGATTTG GAACTTATTGCTAAGAGCGTTGAATCTGCAGACCTTAACTTCTCAAGATACGGTGATACCTTTTTTGAG GTTGTTTTTACAGGAGGCCGTACACAACCTGGCACAACAAAACCTGATGAGGGGGAGCGCCATCCTTACTCTATAATAGACTGTGAGCCTAAGCGTGAAATCATCTTACCATCTGTAATTTACATACAGAAAATTTTGCGCCGCAGGCCGTTCCTCATAAAGAACCTTGAAAATGTTACACGAAGATTCCTGCAGTCATTGGAACTTTTTGAGGAAAATGAAAGGAAGAAGTTGGCCATTTTCACAGCACTTGCATTCTCCCAGAAACTATCTGGGCTCCCACCAGAGACTGTGTTCCAGCCTTTGCTCAAGGATAATCTTGTGGCCAAAGGGCTAGTTCTTTCTTTTATAACAGACTTCTTTAAGGAGTATCTGGTTGACAATAGCCTTGATGATTTGATTTCAATCCTTAAGCGGGGTAAAGTGGAGGACAATCTTCTGGACTTCTTTCCATCTGCAAGGCGCTCTGCTGAATGTTTCTCTGAGCATTTCAC CAAGGAAGGGCTTGTGCCTTTGGTTGAATacaatgaaaagaaaatatttgAGGTAAAACTGAAGGAAATGAAATCTGCATTAACAACCCAGATAGCAGAGGAAGCTGATATAGCTGAAGTTATAGACACTGTCAAGCAACAGGTTAAAGATGCGAAACTCCCAGACATTGAGGTTGTGCGTGTATTATGGGATGTTTTAATGGATGCTGTTCAGTGGTCTGGTAAGAACCAGCAGCAGAATGCAAATGCAGCTTTGCGCCAG GTGAAAACATGGGCAAAACTGTTAAATGCCTTCTGTACCAATGGAAAGCTTGAGCTGGAACTATTGTACAAGGTTCAGATGCAGTGCTATGAGGATGCTAAGCTGATGAAGCTGTTTCCTGAGATAGTGAGGTCTCTCTATGATCAGGATGTTCTGGCAGAAGGCACCATACTTCACTGGTTCCGCAAAGGAACAAACCCAAAGGGCAG GCAAACCTTTGTGAAGGCCCTGGAGCCCTTTGTTAATTGGCTGGAAGTGGCAGAGGAAGAGGAATAA